In Dermacentor andersoni chromosome 4, qqDerAnde1_hic_scaffold, whole genome shotgun sequence, the following proteins share a genomic window:
- the LOC129384958 gene encoding uncharacterized protein: MPRNVSPCSNNNRAKRVRLEALCHETVPSVVRNRSVAAEKSDREGVSAANTSSAKKILEEDANYLADAVKSTKCCSILIKEEVDFASCTHDANSIFKKESDDRVNFAQYFSDANNTVTQETLNCCAENRISSNISVKEEAGNQADFAEDFGRADNIVTEETHHLVDFVVSTSFSSIVVKEETQDKAGCWGDARNVIALEKVGSQAGFSKDLMDVNAFSKEVTSQDGLAGNTGYANIIIKEETGSQVDFSKDAPDIYGFSEEATSQDDFTENTSNANTVIKENIVNQAGFSEDAPDVSAFSGEAASQDGLVENTDSANTIMNVVTVNHDWLEDVWDTNPYGKEATN, from the coding sequence ATGCCTCGCAATGTCTCGCCTTGCAGTAACAATAACAGAGCCAAACGAGTGAGGCTGGAAGCTCTGTGCCATGAGACAGTGCCATCAGTGGTGCGGAACAGGAGTGTTGCTGCAGAAAAGTCAGATAGGGAAGGTGTGTCTGCAGCAAACACCAGTAGTGCTAAAAAGATCCTTGAGGAAGATGCAAACTATCTGGCTGATGCTGTGAAAAGCACCAAATGCTGTAGCATCTTGATCAAAGAAGAGGTTGATTTTGCAAGCTGCACACATGATGCCAACAGCATTTTCAAAAAGGAAAGCGATGATCGTGTTAATTTTGCACAATATTTCAGTGATGCCAACAACACTGTCACACAAGAGACACTTAATTGCTGTGCAGAGAATAGAATTTCTTCAAACATCAGTGTCAAAGAAGAGGCAGGTAATCAAGCTGACTTTGCAGAAGACTTCGGAAGGGCTGATAATATTGTCACAGAAGAGACACATCATCTGGTTGATTTTGTAGTGAGCACCAGCTTTAGTAGCATTGTTGTCAAAGAAGAGACACAAGATAAGGCTGGATGTTGGGGGGATGCCAGAAATGTCATTGCTCTTGAAAAGGTGGGCAGCCAGGCTGGTTTCTCAAAGGATCTAATGGACGTCAATGCTTTTAGTAAAGAGGTAACCAGCCAAGATGGTCTTGCAGGGAACACTGGCTATGCGAACATAATCATCAAAGAAGAGACAGGCAGCCAAGTTGATTTCTCAAAGGACGCTCCAGACATTTATGGTTTTAGTGAAGAGGCAACTAGTCAAGATGATTTCACCGAGAACACCAGCAATGCAAACACAGTTATCAAAGAAAACATAGTCAACCAGGCGGGTTTCTCGGAGGATGCACCGGACGTCAGTGCTTTTAGTGGGGAGGCAGCCAGTCAAGATGGTTTGGTAGAGAACACTGATTCTGCAAACACAATTATGAATGTAGTGACAGTAAACCACGATTGGTTAGAGGATGTATGGGATACTAACCCTTATGGCAAAGAGGCAACCAATTGA